In one Tessaracoccus palaemonis genomic region, the following are encoded:
- a CDS encoding sterol carrier family protein translates to MFKPTPPVVAALRARLGDAAVDPVLALRKPDLTPLLLAAAGTPEPLGRVLTAAACRAACARLGERYPGATIEVRVPPFAAVQIGFEAGSRHTRGTPPNVVELTPETFLALATGRQRWEDAAMQRSGVHAAETARAFPLVTSP, encoded by the coding sequence ATGTTCAAGCCCACCCCTCCCGTCGTCGCCGCGCTGCGCGCGCGGCTCGGCGACGCGGCCGTCGACCCGGTCCTCGCGCTGCGGAAGCCGGACCTCACGCCGCTGCTGCTGGCCGCCGCGGGGACCCCGGAGCCGCTGGGCAGGGTGCTGACAGCCGCGGCGTGCAGGGCGGCCTGCGCGCGTCTCGGCGAGCGGTACCCGGGCGCGACGATCGAGGTGCGCGTGCCGCCCTTCGCGGCCGTGCAGATCGGCTTCGAGGCCGGCTCGCGCCATACGCGCGGCACCCCCCCGAACGTGGTGGAACTGACCCCGGAGACGTTCCTGGCGCTGGCGACCGGACGTCAGCGCTGGGAGGACGCGGCCATGCAACGCAGCGGGGTGCACGCGGCCGAGACCGCGCGCGCCTTTCCCCTTGTCACATCACCTTGA
- a CDS encoding glutamine synthetase family protein, with the protein MEERGIRFVRLWFTDVLGSLKSVAIAPAEVEGAIGEGVGFDGSAIEGFARVFESDMVAHPDPSTYQVLPWRQAGRSTARMLCDIKLPDGSPSYADPRYVLKRAMRRAADMGFTFYIHPEIEFFLLRSLQPPVPLDDGGYFDHTTLGDGTDFRRDVITMLEQMGISVEFSHHEAAPGQHEIDLRYADALTMADNIMTFRVVVREVAVSQGVHATFMPKPFSQHPGSGMHTHMSLFEGDTNAFYDASDEYNLSKTAKHFIAGLLRHAPEITAVTNQWVNSYKRLVGGGEAPSFACWGRANRSALIRVPQFTPGKTSSARIEYRAVDSAVNPYLAFALLLNAGLKGVEGEYPLPEETEDEVWRLSDRERQTIGIRELPRNLDNAIRLMEESELVADTLGEHVYEYFLRNKREEFDAYRKQVTPWELERHIKVM; encoded by the coding sequence ATGGAGGAGCGGGGCATCCGGTTCGTCAGGCTGTGGTTCACGGACGTGCTGGGATCGCTGAAGTCCGTGGCCATCGCCCCCGCGGAGGTCGAAGGCGCCATCGGTGAAGGTGTCGGCTTCGACGGATCCGCCATCGAGGGCTTCGCCCGGGTTTTCGAGTCGGACATGGTCGCCCATCCGGACCCGTCGACGTATCAGGTGCTTCCGTGGCGCCAGGCCGGCCGCTCCACCGCGCGCATGCTGTGTGACATCAAGCTGCCGGACGGCTCGCCGAGCTACGCCGACCCCCGGTACGTGCTGAAGCGCGCCATGCGCCGCGCGGCCGACATGGGCTTCACGTTCTACATCCACCCGGAGATCGAGTTCTTCCTGCTGCGCTCCCTGCAGCCCCCGGTGCCGCTCGACGACGGCGGCTACTTCGACCACACCACGCTCGGCGACGGGACCGACTTCCGCCGCGACGTCATCACCATGCTGGAGCAGATGGGCATCTCGGTCGAGTTCAGCCACCACGAGGCGGCGCCCGGCCAGCATGAGATCGACCTGCGGTACGCGGACGCGCTGACCATGGCCGACAACATCATGACCTTCCGCGTCGTCGTCCGCGAGGTGGCCGTCAGCCAGGGCGTGCACGCGACGTTCATGCCGAAGCCCTTCTCGCAGCACCCCGGCTCAGGCATGCACACGCACATGTCGCTGTTCGAGGGCGACACCAACGCCTTCTACGACGCCAGCGACGAGTACAACCTGTCGAAGACGGCCAAGCACTTCATCGCCGGCCTGCTGCGCCACGCGCCGGAGATCACCGCGGTCACGAACCAGTGGGTCAACTCCTACAAGCGGCTCGTCGGCGGCGGCGAGGCCCCCTCGTTCGCCTGCTGGGGCCGCGCCAACCGCTCCGCGCTCATCCGCGTGCCGCAGTTCACGCCAGGCAAGACCTCGTCGGCCCGCATCGAGTACCGGGCCGTCGACTCCGCGGTCAACCCGTACCTCGCGTTCGCGCTGCTGCTCAACGCCGGCCTCAAGGGCGTCGAGGGCGAGTACCCGCTGCCCGAGGAGACCGAGGACGAGGTGTGGCGCCTCAGCGACCGCGAGCGCCAGACCATCGGCATCCGTGAGCTGCCGCGCAACCTGGACAACGCGATCCGCCTGATGGAGGAGAGCGAGCTCGTCGCCGACACGCTCGGCGAGCACGTCTACGAGTACTTCCTGCGCAATAAGCGTGAGGAGTTCGACGCCTACCGCAAGCAGGTCACCCCGTGGGAGCTGGAGCGGCACATCAAGGTGATGTGA
- a CDS encoding DUF2510 domain-containing protein, whose protein sequence is MAQPGWYADPSAPDGRRYWDGERWIEETPQRRGPRAWLWLMIALVVVAAVVVALVVLPGSSNPFAAVPEDTRSARPTGTQWNELEPTETPSPTAVETGFGEPIDCPVAEDWPRSEVVDGRLHGGGLSIDVPTGSQWEADPAYIDWLWDNNSMIRPIATGWISNVGVGYIKVSDGFSDDLSTAAEQFVTCMSSSGMFTGFTKREILRDEEYKVSTRIGWRLTNNVYVGNQLYQGIQGDVVDIILVPTDDKDRIAVYVSCVTIDHAENAAEVQHSLDSLRWDG, encoded by the coding sequence ATGGCACAGCCCGGATGGTACGCGGACCCCTCCGCGCCCGACGGTCGGCGCTACTGGGACGGTGAGCGCTGGATCGAGGAGACCCCACAGCGCAGAGGGCCGAGGGCGTGGCTGTGGCTCATGATCGCCCTGGTGGTGGTCGCCGCGGTCGTCGTCGCGCTGGTGGTGCTGCCCGGATCGTCGAACCCCTTCGCGGCCGTCCCCGAGGACACCAGGAGCGCCCGCCCCACCGGGACGCAGTGGAACGAACTCGAACCCACCGAGACCCCGTCGCCGACGGCGGTGGAGACGGGTTTCGGCGAGCCCATCGACTGCCCGGTGGCCGAGGACTGGCCACGCAGCGAGGTCGTCGACGGCAGGCTGCACGGCGGCGGGCTGTCGATCGATGTGCCCACCGGATCCCAGTGGGAGGCTGACCCCGCCTACATCGACTGGCTGTGGGACAACAACTCGATGATCCGCCCGATCGCGACGGGGTGGATCAGCAACGTCGGCGTCGGGTACATCAAGGTCAGCGACGGGTTCTCCGACGACCTTTCGACCGCCGCCGAGCAGTTCGTCACGTGCATGTCGTCGTCCGGCATGTTCACCGGCTTCACCAAGCGGGAGATCCTCCGCGACGAGGAGTACAAGGTCTCCACCCGCATCGGGTGGCGGCTGACGAACAATGTCTACGTGGGCAACCAGCTCTACCAGGGCATCCAGGGCGACGTCGTCGACATCATCCTCGTGCCCACGGACGACAAGGACCGGATCGCGGTCTACGTGTCGTGCGTGACGATCGACCATGCGGAGAACGCGGCAGAGGTGCAGCACTCGCTGGACTCGCTCCGCTGGGACGGGTGA
- the map gene encoding type I methionyl aminopeptidase, giving the protein MREVPHAIARPEYVGRRAPKPYTGSDVQSEDVIARMRVAGRIASNAMHEAAKAIAPGVTTDALDAIAHEYMCDHGAYPSTLGYRGYPKSICTSVNEVVCHGIPDLRPLEDGDLVKIDCTAFKDGVHGDNCATFFCGDVDEESRLLTERTLESLNRAIKAVRPGRPLSVIGRVIESYAKRFGYGVIRDYTGHGVHTTFHSGLVILHYDEPRLDTVMRPGMTFTIEPMLTLGGAETKEWDDDWTVLTRDKSRVAQFEHTLVVTKDGAEVLTLP; this is encoded by the coding sequence ATGCGTGAGGTGCCCCACGCGATCGCGCGCCCCGAGTATGTGGGGCGTCGGGCCCCGAAGCCCTACACGGGCTCGGACGTGCAGAGCGAGGACGTGATCGCGCGGATGCGGGTCGCGGGGAGGATCGCCTCCAACGCGATGCACGAGGCCGCAAAGGCCATCGCGCCCGGGGTCACCACCGACGCCCTCGACGCCATCGCCCACGAGTACATGTGCGACCACGGCGCGTACCCGTCGACGCTGGGCTACCGCGGCTACCCGAAGTCGATCTGCACGTCGGTCAACGAGGTCGTGTGCCACGGCATCCCCGACCTCCGCCCGCTCGAGGACGGCGACCTAGTCAAGATCGACTGCACCGCCTTCAAGGACGGCGTGCACGGGGACAACTGCGCGACCTTCTTCTGCGGCGACGTGGACGAGGAGTCGCGCCTGCTGACCGAGCGGACTCTCGAGTCCCTCAACCGGGCCATCAAGGCGGTGCGCCCCGGCCGCCCGCTGTCCGTGATCGGGCGGGTCATCGAGTCCTACGCGAAGCGCTTCGGCTACGGCGTGATCCGCGACTACACCGGCCACGGTGTCCACACCACCTTCCATTCGGGCCTGGTGATCCTGCACTACGACGAGCCGCGCCTCGACACCGTCATGCGCCCCGGCATGACCTTCACCATCGAGCCGATGCTGACTCTCGGGGGTGCGGAGACGAAGGAGTGGGACGACGACTGGACCGTCCTGACCCGCGACAAGTCCCGCGTCGCGCAGTTCGAGCACACGCTCGTGGTGACGAAGGACGGCGCCGAGGTCCTGACACTGCCCTGA
- a CDS encoding transglutaminase-like domain-containing protein, with translation MIPPARHVSSHLQVQVRSTADLVFSVAVSGDHPGLSEGLVFRLDGEEIEAEEQLDSSRSRLHRLRETPPGTLTVDYEADVPQPAPAAQLQGIDEILYTRPSRYCDSDRLANLGATHFAGLTGYELMSAVTQWVRTKVSYQPGSSRVVDGALETYLSRVGVCRDSAHLVIAFLRGLNMPARLVSVYAPGLVPMDFHAVVEAWHDGAWHLLDATGLAPRDSMVRICTGRDAADTAFMTTLAGSTRLRRIKVDARVDGELPYDDKFSFRTLS, from the coding sequence GTGATCCCGCCCGCGCGCCATGTCTCCAGCCATCTGCAGGTGCAGGTGAGGTCCACCGCCGACCTGGTCTTCTCCGTGGCGGTGAGCGGCGACCATCCCGGCCTCAGCGAGGGCCTCGTCTTCCGGCTCGACGGCGAGGAGATCGAGGCGGAGGAACAGCTCGACTCGTCCCGCAGCCGCCTGCACCGCCTGCGGGAGACGCCTCCAGGGACCCTCACCGTCGACTACGAGGCGGACGTGCCGCAGCCCGCGCCGGCCGCGCAACTGCAGGGTATCGACGAGATCCTCTACACCCGGCCGTCGCGCTACTGCGACTCCGATCGGCTCGCCAACCTCGGCGCGACGCACTTCGCGGGCCTGACCGGCTACGAGCTGATGAGCGCCGTGACGCAGTGGGTCCGCACCAAGGTCAGCTACCAGCCCGGCTCGAGCCGCGTCGTCGACGGCGCGCTCGAGACGTACCTCAGCCGGGTGGGCGTGTGCCGCGACTCGGCGCACCTGGTGATCGCATTCCTGCGCGGGCTGAACATGCCCGCCCGGCTCGTCTCCGTGTACGCGCCCGGCCTGGTTCCGATGGACTTCCACGCCGTCGTCGAGGCGTGGCACGACGGCGCCTGGCACCTGCTCGACGCCACGGGGCTGGCCCCGCGCGACTCCATGGTGCGCATCTGCACCGGCCGCGACGCCGCCGACACGGCCTTCATGACGACGCTGGCCGGCAGCACCCGGCTGCGTCGGATCAAGGTGGACGCGCGCGTCGACGGCGAGCTCCCCTACGACGACAAGTTCAGCTTCAGAACGCTCAGCTGA